One segment of Methylotenera versatilis 79 DNA contains the following:
- a CDS encoding efflux RND transporter periplasmic adaptor subunit: MTDIAPNILAQKSTSKRHPLRIAAWLGFGFVIVLIASGGLRFLANAKAVNALQQHTQENLIRSVNVTYPKTDKLKTTLMLPASLRGYSESVVFSRSNGYLSAWYKTIGDTVKKGELLAKLETPEQTQELAQATASRELVKTRLALAKLTQERWQTLRDHDSVPQQELEEKRSIYQQALNELTMVEANINRLEQLQSFRHIVAPFSGVITRRSIDIGDLITPNSKELFALTQIDKLRLSLWVPQVYASEIKSNQEVDVSVSGLSEKFKGRIEHLSGAIDPVTRSRQIEIVLDNPDRKLIPGAYAEVSINLVKAIPAQIIPPSALVISKNDPYVVIVDKENKVRFQNVKIGRDLGKTIEIIDGISSGDTLILSPSELLEEGEKVIPTLITLKDPDDKSQKKVAENIKNPSEKNPSPDGTAKP; this comes from the coding sequence ATGACTGATATAGCTCCCAACATTCTTGCTCAGAAATCCACTTCCAAACGTCATCCCCTACGCATCGCTGCTTGGCTGGGTTTTGGGTTTGTCATTGTGCTGATTGCCAGCGGCGGATTACGCTTTCTTGCCAATGCCAAGGCTGTCAATGCCTTGCAACAACATACTCAAGAAAATCTAATCCGCAGCGTTAATGTGACGTACCCCAAAACCGATAAACTCAAAACCACTTTAATGTTACCTGCCAGTTTGCGCGGTTATAGTGAATCTGTGGTCTTTTCCCGCAGCAATGGTTACCTCAGCGCTTGGTATAAAACCATAGGGGATACGGTCAAGAAAGGTGAATTACTCGCTAAATTAGAAACTCCAGAACAGACCCAAGAACTCGCACAAGCCACAGCCTCACGTGAATTGGTCAAGACGCGCTTAGCGTTGGCAAAGCTCACCCAAGAGCGCTGGCAAACTTTACGCGACCATGATTCTGTACCGCAACAAGAGCTTGAAGAGAAACGCAGTATCTACCAACAAGCGCTTAACGAGCTGACTATGGTGGAAGCCAATATCAATAGACTTGAACAACTACAATCATTTCGTCATATCGTCGCACCGTTTTCCGGCGTCATTACCAGGCGCAGCATTGATATTGGTGATCTGATTACACCTAACAGCAAAGAGTTATTTGCGCTCACCCAGATAGATAAGCTGCGATTAAGCCTGTGGGTTCCCCAAGTATATGCCAGCGAAATCAAGTCCAATCAGGAAGTAGATGTTTCCGTGAGCGGCCTAAGTGAAAAATTCAAGGGCAGAATCGAACACTTATCAGGCGCCATTGACCCTGTCACACGTTCGCGCCAGATAGAAATCGTTTTGGATAACCCGGACCGCAAACTGATTCCCGGAGCCTATGCCGAAGTTAGCATTAACTTAGTCAAGGCGATTCCCGCTCAAATCATTCCGCCTAGCGCTTTGGTGATCAGTAAAAACGACCCATATGTCGTTATCGTTGATAAAGAGAATAAAGTCAGGTTCCAAAACGTGAAAATAGGACGCGATTTGGGGAAAACCATAGAGATCATTGATGGCATATCGTCAGGCGACACGTTGATATTAAGCCCGTCCGAATTGCTTGAAGAAGGCGAAAAGGTGATCCCAACTTTAATCACCTTGAAAGACCCGGACGATAAAAGCCAGAAAAAAGTAGCCGAGAATATTAAAAACCCCAGTGAAAAGAACCCATCGCCTGATGGAACAGCAAAACCATGA
- a CDS encoding efflux RND transporter permease subunit — protein sequence MWIVSIALRRPYTFVVAALLVVLSNLYVLRNMSTDIFPNINIPVVAMIWEYRGMTSKEMADRIAGQVERSMSLIDGIEHIESVSFSGASIIKIFFHQGTDIRTALAQVMASSNSVFRSLPPGINPPQIIQYSASDLPLLQIGLSSKTIPETEVADLSGNVLRNVLQSKKGLALTRPYGTKDRQISVDLDSTALLADGLSPVDLVNTMAAQNMILPTGSIKLGDTELDVTLNGSIAKIASIADLPVTTINGNTIFVRDVAQVRDGAGAQTTIARQNGERGVLTSVFKIGDISTLEVVAHVKESIPKILDQMPQGIDLKLMFDQSLFVKAAVDNVLHEGLIAASLTAALILLFLGSWRSTCIIAVSIPLSIMCSLIVLYLIGETINLMTLGGLALAVGILVDDATVEIENIERHMAMGKPIHQAIMDGAAEIAVPAFVSTLCICIVFVPMFFLSGVAHFLFVPLAEAVVFAMLASYIISRTLVPTLAMYLLANHEHDHGLSQGKAKVQGWFSSIHQRFNRGFELLRQQYVSLLAGLLNRRKLFGAGFLLFCLLSLGLYPLLGQDLFPPVDAGQIRLHLRATSGVRIEEMPKLVNAVEGVIREHIPQDQIGEVLDIIGGPYSTRNTLFGNSGTVETADTEIMISLKAGHRDSSAQYISKLRSVLPKRFPGIEFFFQPADQISQTLNFGIPAPIDIQIMNGKPEEITPLLVALNNKVRQIPGIVDAHVYQRWSKPTLDLEMNRTQLNQLGLSARDVAQNLLISLSGSMQTAPSYWLNPANGNSVNIGVKSNELVLNNLDALLRTPVGTANGSNNTQLLGNLVTVKRSYQQPAVTHYNSNNVFNIYANVQDRDLGSVSRDLERLVEETRGQLPRGAEIALRGQVETLNDSFTGLATGLAVAILLVYLLIVINFQSWLDPLIIISALPAALAGIAWTLYLTGTTLSVPALTGIIMTMGVATANSILVVSFARTQLQKGTTAVIAALEAGSTRLRPVLMTAFAMIVGMLPMAIGVGEGAEQNAPLGKAVIGGLLFATISTLIFVPIVFAALHRRSKHSHDHSSQLSSHAANLPNPLTSGH from the coding sequence ATGTGGATAGTTAGCATTGCACTTCGCCGCCCTTATACTTTTGTAGTGGCTGCTTTACTCGTCGTCCTGTCTAACCTGTATGTACTGCGCAACATGTCGACAGACATCTTCCCCAATATCAATATTCCAGTCGTCGCCATGATTTGGGAATACAGAGGCATGACCTCCAAGGAAATGGCGGACCGTATTGCTGGGCAGGTTGAGCGATCGATGAGCCTGATTGATGGTATTGAACATATTGAGTCGGTTTCTTTCTCTGGAGCCTCAATCATTAAAATATTCTTTCATCAAGGTACCGATATCAGAACCGCACTTGCACAAGTGATGGCAAGCAGTAACTCTGTATTTCGTTCGCTGCCTCCAGGGATTAACCCGCCGCAAATTATTCAATACTCAGCATCAGATTTGCCGCTTCTGCAGATTGGATTATCGAGTAAAACGATCCCGGAAACCGAAGTTGCTGATTTAAGTGGCAATGTTTTGCGTAACGTTTTGCAATCCAAAAAAGGCTTGGCGCTCACACGTCCATATGGCACCAAAGACCGCCAGATATCAGTCGATTTAGACAGCACCGCACTGTTAGCAGATGGTTTGAGCCCAGTCGATCTGGTCAATACCATGGCCGCCCAGAATATGATTTTGCCTACTGGCTCTATTAAGTTAGGAGACACTGAGCTGGATGTCACCTTGAACGGTTCTATCGCCAAAATTGCTTCGATTGCTGATTTACCTGTGACCACGATCAACGGCAATACTATATTTGTCCGCGATGTAGCTCAAGTGCGCGATGGAGCTGGAGCACAGACCACTATTGCACGACAAAATGGCGAGCGCGGCGTGCTCACTTCGGTATTTAAAATAGGCGACATCTCAACGCTGGAAGTGGTGGCTCATGTCAAAGAATCTATCCCCAAAATTCTCGACCAAATGCCGCAAGGGATTGATTTAAAACTGATGTTCGATCAATCGCTATTTGTAAAAGCTGCCGTAGATAACGTGTTGCATGAAGGCCTGATCGCGGCTAGTTTGACAGCTGCTTTGATTCTGCTATTTCTTGGCAGCTGGCGTAGTACCTGCATCATCGCCGTTTCCATTCCGTTATCCATCATGTGTTCACTCATCGTGCTATACCTGATTGGTGAAACCATCAACTTGATGACCTTAGGTGGGCTGGCACTTGCCGTGGGCATATTGGTAGATGATGCTACGGTAGAGATTGAGAATATAGAACGCCATATGGCGATGGGCAAGCCGATACATCAGGCCATTATGGACGGTGCAGCGGAAATCGCAGTGCCTGCATTCGTTTCCACGTTGTGTATCTGTATCGTATTCGTCCCCATGTTCTTTTTAAGTGGCGTCGCACACTTTTTGTTCGTGCCGCTTGCAGAAGCGGTGGTATTTGCCATGCTGGCGTCTTACATCATTTCGCGTACGTTGGTTCCTACCTTGGCCATGTACCTGCTGGCCAATCATGAGCATGATCATGGCCTAAGTCAGGGTAAGGCTAAGGTTCAAGGCTGGTTTTCAAGCATACATCAACGATTCAATCGTGGATTTGAATTGTTGCGTCAGCAGTATGTTTCCCTGCTCGCTGGCTTGTTAAACCGCCGTAAACTATTTGGCGCAGGCTTCTTGCTATTCTGCCTGCTCTCACTTGGCTTGTACCCTTTGCTTGGACAAGATTTATTCCCCCCCGTGGATGCCGGGCAAATTCGTTTACATTTGCGCGCCACCTCAGGTGTGCGGATAGAAGAAATGCCCAAGCTGGTCAATGCAGTTGAGGGCGTCATCCGTGAACACATACCGCAAGACCAAATCGGGGAAGTGCTGGACATTATCGGTGGCCCTTACAGTACCCGCAATACGTTATTTGGTAACTCTGGCACTGTAGAAACAGCGGATACGGAGATTATGATTTCTCTGAAAGCGGGCCATCGTGATTCTAGCGCTCAATATATCAGCAAACTGCGGTCGGTACTACCGAAACGCTTTCCTGGGATTGAGTTCTTTTTCCAGCCAGCCGACCAGATCAGTCAGACATTGAATTTTGGCATCCCGGCGCCGATTGACATTCAAATCATGAATGGTAAACCTGAAGAAATCACGCCGCTTCTTGTCGCACTTAATAATAAGGTACGACAGATTCCCGGTATTGTGGATGCCCACGTTTACCAGCGCTGGAGCAAGCCTACACTCGATCTGGAGATGAATCGCACACAACTTAATCAGCTGGGACTTTCCGCCAGGGATGTAGCGCAAAACCTATTAATATCCTTAAGCGGCAGTATGCAAACCGCCCCAAGTTATTGGCTGAATCCGGCCAACGGTAACTCTGTCAATATCGGCGTGAAAAGTAACGAGCTTGTATTGAACAATCTGGATGCACTCCTGCGCACTCCGGTAGGAACTGCTAACGGCAGCAACAATACCCAATTACTGGGTAATCTGGTCACAGTGAAACGTTCTTACCAGCAACCAGCGGTCACCCATTACAACAGCAACAATGTGTTTAATATCTACGCAAACGTGCAAGATCGTGACTTGGGTTCAGTAAGCCGCGACCTTGAACGATTGGTGGAAGAAACTAGAGGCCAACTACCCAGAGGCGCAGAAATAGCACTTCGCGGACAAGTTGAAACCCTCAACGATTCCTTTACTGGATTGGCTACAGGTCTAGCTGTCGCTATTCTGCTGGTTTATCTACTCATTGTGATCAATTTCCAATCTTGGCTAGATCCGCTCATCATTATCAGTGCGCTTCCGGCAGCACTGGCCGGTATCGCGTGGACGCTTTATCTAACTGGCACCACATTAAGCGTACCAGCCTTGACCGGCATCATCATGACTATGGGCGTGGCGACTGCTAATAGTATTTTGGTGGTCTCATTTGCCCGCACCCAATTACAAAAAGGCACCACAGCCGTAATCGCGGCACTGGAAGCCGGTTCAACACGGTTGCGCCCTGTGTTGATGACGGCTTTTGCGATGATCGTGGGGATGTTACCCATGGCCATCGGCGTTGGCGAAGGTGCAGAACAAAACGCGCCGCTCGGCAAAGCGGTTATCGGCGGTTTATTGTTTGCCACCATTTCCACATTGATTTTTGTGCCTATCGTCTTTGCTGCTTTACATAGACGGTCTAAACATAGTCACGACCATTCGTCACAACTTTCGTCGCATGCGGCGAATTTACCCAATCCATTAACATCTGGCCATTGA